GGGAGCGCTTGTTTAAACTGGGCGAACATTGGCAACTAGATCATCGCCTTGAAGTGGTATTTACGCGTTTACGCCACTTTTCGTTGGTACAAACAATTTTACTGACCGCTGTGTGGATGGTGCTGGTAGGGCTGGTTTTGCGGCTAGTGCAAAACATCATGTTTGGTTTACCCCTTTTGCTTATCTGGATACTAATTTGCCTGCTGTGTATTGGTGCGGGTGGAATACGTAAACATTACCGCGCCTATTTGAAAGCTGCACGTCAAAATGATGCTCATGCTACGGATAAAATGGCTGAGGAGTTGGCACTTATTCATGGCTTACCGATGGATAGTGGTGAAAAAGCTCGGCTGGAATCTCTGCAAAATGCATTGTTATGGATAAACTTCCGTTACTATTTAGCGCCGATCTTCTGGTTCGTCGTTTGTGTTAGCTATGGCCCCGTGGCATTAGCAGGGTATGCGATGTTACGTGGGTATCAAACTTGGTTGGCGCGTCATCATACTCCTTTACAGCGCTCACAATCTGGCATTGATCGCATTTTGCATTGGCTTGACTGGATACCGGTGCGGTTAGTCGGGGTTGCCTATGCATTATTGGGGCATGGGGAAAGAGCCTTACCCGCTTGGTTTGCTTCATTGGGTGACTTTCGTTCCTCGCAGTACCAAGTGTTGACTCAATTAGCACAGTATTCTTTGGCACGAGAGCCTCATTTAGATCCGGTGCAGACACCCAGATCGGCGGTGTCTTTAGCGCGAAAAGTCACGGTGGCCGTCATTGTGGTTGTTGCTTTACTGACTATTTATGGTGCGTTAGTTTAGTTAATAATGCGTTGGTTTAATGAGTGGGGCTGGATAATTATTTATCAGCCCTTTTTTAAGATAACTTCCTGTTAGGAATTATCTCCACTTTATCTTACCAATAAAAAACCAATTCATATTTGTTTTTTATTGTTATAAATCAATTGGTTAATTTTGATTTATTGTGTTTTTCTGTGAAGCTTATCTGATATCTAGTTTGGCTGAGTTATATTTTTTCTTTTTGGAAAATCTCTGAATTAAAATAAAATCCCATTATTTCTATCATTTATTATTAGTCCGATTAAATTCCGAGTTATTCCTTTTTATCATTTCATTCTTCGCTTTATTATCCGCCTGATCAATTTCTATTGGCTTATTTCTTCATGCATTACTCAACTTATTGTCATCTGTGTTTATGTTTCAAACCCCTTTGAATTAATGCGAGTCGATTATGCCGGTAACAAATCAGGAATTTTATAATGGGTTCAATTTTTAAAGGCATAGAACGTTACTTGTGTGCTGGCTTCATGAAGAAAGCCATTGCCTACACGCAAATAATTTTACAAATATTATTGGGTACGCTTCCACTGTATTCGATGAGTTTTAGCACTCAGGCGAACAGTGATATCACGAAGAAAACAGTGCTTTTTAAGCAACTCCATACGCTCACCCCAACTGACACTCTGGAGTCAGTTGCAGCAAGCTATGGCTTATCTGTTGATGAGCTTTGGGCGTTAAATATCAATTTATATAACAATCGCAGTGCGTTTGACGCAGTCAAATACGGTGCGGTGGTTTATGTTCCTAATCAGGAAGAAGAGCAACGGGCCACCCAGCAAGCCTCTTTGGTTGCTTCTCATTTGTCCCAGGTAGGGAATTCGTTGAGCAGCGAGAACCGTGTCGATGCATTCTCTCGTTTAGCCAAGGGGATGTTGTTATCGTCTACGGCGAAAACGGTCGAGGAATGGTTAGGCCATATTGGTCAGGCCCAAGTTAAATTACAGACTGATGATAAGAATGATTTCAGTGGCTCAGAAATAGATTTATTTATCCCTCTCTATGATCAACCTGATAAGTTAGCCTTCAGCCAGTTTGGTTTTCGTCGTATTGACCAACGCAATATTATGAATATTGGGTTGGGGCAACGCCATTATGTGTCTGACTGGATGTTCGGTTATAACATTTTCTTTGACCAACAAATATCCGGTAATGCCCATCGGCGCGTAGGATTTGGCGGTGAATTAGCGCGGGATTACCTTAAGCTGTCAGCCAATAGTTATCATCGTTTGGGCGGGTGGAAAAATTCTGCTCGACTGGAAGATTATGACGAGCGTGCGGCTAATGGTTACGACATTCGTACCGAAGCCTATTTACCTCATTACCCGCAGTTAGGCGGGAAGTTAATGTATGAGCAATACTTCGGTGATGAAGTCGCCTTGTTTGGCATTAACGAACGGCAGAAAAACCCATCGGCATTAACTGCTGGTGTCAGCTATACCCCGATCCCACTGGTAAGTTTAGGTCTTGACCATACTATTGGTAACGGCGGTAAAAAGAAAACTGGAGTGAATGTTGCCGTCAATTACGAAATTAATACCCCTTGGCCGCAGCAGATAGATCCCGCAGCGGTGCAAGCGACCCGGACTCTGGCCGGTAGCCGCATGGATTTGGTCGATCGCAATAACAATATTGTACTGGAATACCGTAAGCAGCAGGTGGTGACATTAAATTTACCGGAAAAAGTCAGCGGTAAAGAAAAACAAGTTGTACCGATAAATTATACTTTTAATGCCCGTCATGGATTAGATCGTATCGAGTGGGATGCTGCCGATGTGATTAAGGCCGGTGGGCAAGTTAGCAATGTGGGTAATTTGGCCTATCACGTCGCTATGCCACCCTATATTGATGGTGCGGCGAATGCCTATGTATTAAGCGGGCGTGCGATTGATAAAAAAGGGAATTACTCCACTTCCAGCTCCACCAATATTTATGTTACCGGCGTCAATATTAATCGTATTAACAGTACTATTTCTTTGAATCCGGCCACCTTGCCAGCTAATGGGACCAGCCGCAGTATCATTCAATTGAAATTAAATACCGATGCTGGTCAGGCGGTCAGTGGCGCGTCAGGTCAAATGACATTTGCGATACGGGATTCTTCTGGCCGAGTATTTAAAGCCAGAACTTTGCTACAGCCTTTGGTTATTGATGATGTGCAGGAAGTTCAGAGCGGTGTTTATGAGGCTTCTATTACCAGTGGTTTCCTGACTGGGCGTTTTGAAATTACCCCAACTGTGCGTGGGGTTCAACTAAACCCAATTATTCTTACCCAATCAGCCGATAAAACGACGGCGACTATTACTGATAGCTCGGCGGTGACTATTTCGACGCCATCAATTACTACCAATGCGACCGATAAAACCAAACTTGAAGTGTTAGTGACTGACGCACTGGGCCATCCGGTGCCGGGCGTTGAAGTTAAGTGGGTCAGCGATTTAAAGTCGCCGGGCCTTGAACATGCCATCAGTATCACTAACGAGCACGGTATTGCAGAAAACAATTTCAGTTCAACCGTTACCGGAACTGCCAATATTACAGTGCAGGTAGGCACTGAGGCCCCGGTTCAAGCGGGTGCGATTGAAATAAAAGCAGATAACAGCACCATGACGGTGAAGGCCAATGACTTTACTGTTGCGGCCACACCAGTGGTGGCTGATGGCACCAGTAAAGCGGTTTATAAACTGAAGGTTACCGACAAGCAGGGCAATGTTGTCCCTGGTGCCGCGGTGGAATGGTCGAGCAATATCGGCTCCTTTGTTCAGGGCAGCAGCACAACAACCGACACTAACGGCGAAACCTTTATTGAGCTGGTGAGCACCAAGGCAGAAACGGCCAAAGTCACGGCGACTGTCGGCGGCAAGCCCTATAACGCAGGTAAGGTGGTCTTTGTTGCTGATCGTCAAAGCGGCAAGATTACGTTACTTCCTGTGAGCAAAAACAGCGCAGCGGCCAATGGCATAGATAGCATTACTCTCAATGCCAAAATTCTCGATGCCAACGGCAACCCGATTAAAAATGAAGAAATTGAATGGGATGCAGCCAGCCATAAGGTGACGTTCAGTCCCGCAACCGGAAAAACTCAAACCAACGATTTGGGTGAGACACAAATTACTCTTACCAGCACTGATGTGGGTGATATCACCCTTAACGCGCAGGTCGTGAAAAACAATCTGTTAGTTAATCAGGCCAGTGAAAAGCTGAGCTTCACTGCTGACACTGTCACTGCCAACATCTCTGCCTGGTCAGCGCCAAGTGTTAAGACTCTTATCGCCGATGGTCAGTCGCAGGTGATTTACAAAGTGGTGGTAAAAGACAAAAACGGCCACGTTGTGGCGAACAGTCCGGTGCTGTGGGAAACCAACCTGGGCGAGTTTGTTCCAGCACAGCCGACGACCACAATGACTAGCACTAATAGTCAGGGTGAAGCTACAGTGGTGCTTGCCAGTATTAAGGCGGGTTTTGCCACGGTTAAGGCCTCGGTTAATGGTAATAAAAACACATCGCCTACCCAGGTTGAGTTTACTGCTAACCGCAGTACCGCAAAAATCACTTTAGCACCAATGACTCAACGCGATTTCGTTGCTAATGATAAAGACAAGGTGACTTATAGCGTTACAGTAGTTGATGCCAATAACAACCCGGTGAAGGCGGAAGCGATAAGCTGGAAAGCCGAGAACGGGCATCCGGTTAAAATTGAACCTGCCTCCAGTCAAACGGATGAACAGGGTAAGGCCACTGTCAATATTGGTTCTGTGAAGGCTGGCAAGACGCAGATTCGCGCGACACTTGGCAATGCCGCCACGGCTATTGCTGATGCCATTACCTTTGAAGCCGATCGTAAGACTGCGGTGATTAAAACCGTGGAAGTGAAAGGTGACAATAAACCGGCACCTGATGGTTCCAGTTCTGTCAGTTATGTGACGACCGTGGTAGATGCCAATGGCAACCCAGTGGGTGGGATGACTCTAAGCTGGGACAGTAATATTAATAAGATTGCCAGCCAGATCACTACCACCGATATCAATGGTCAAAGTAGCCAAACTATCACCGGTACGCAGGTGGGTAAGGTTGAGGTTTCAGTCGCGCTAACCGAAGGCGATAATGCAAAAATTAAGAAGGAAAACATTGGTGAGGCTGAGTTTGTCGCGATAACACCGGTGGCCAGCAACGCAGAGCTGTTGTTACAACCGAATGTGATCATTTCCGATGGTAAACAAACTGCTACGTTGAGATTTACGCTGCGTGATGCCAACCACAACCCAGTTTCGGGCCTGGCGTCGAAGATCAATATCACTCAGTCAGTAGCTGATCATGTGAACGTAGGCACCATTAGTGAAACAACAGCAAAAGGGGTTTATCAAGCCACTATCACTGGTATGAAGGAAGGTGCAGTAGATTTGACCACCACAGTTAAGGGAAGCAATGTAAGCAAAATACAAACGCTAACCCTACAGGCTGATAATAAAACCGCCACATTGAAATCGGTCACATCGGATATCAAAAAAGCG
The sequence above is drawn from the Yersinia enterocolitica subsp. enterocolitica genome and encodes:
- the ampE gene encoding beta-lactamase regulator AmpE translates to MTLFTLLLVLAWERLFKLGEHWQLDHRLEVVFTRLRHFSLVQTILLTAVWMVLVGLVLRLVQNIMFGLPLLLIWILICLLCIGAGGIRKHYRAYLKAARQNDAHATDKMAEELALIHGLPMDSGEKARLESLQNALLWINFRYYLAPIFWFVVCVSYGPVALAGYAMLRGYQTWLARHHTPLQRSQSGIDRILHWLDWIPVRLVGVAYALLGHGERALPAWFASLGDFRSSQYQVLTQLAQYSLAREPHLDPVQTPRSAVSLARKVTVAVIVVVALLTIYGALV
- a CDS encoding inverse autotransporter beta-barrel domain-containing protein, which produces MGSIFKGIERYLCAGFMKKAIAYTQIILQILLGTLPLYSMSFSTQANSDITKKTVLFKQLHTLTPTDTLESVAASYGLSVDELWALNINLYNNRSAFDAVKYGAVVYVPNQEEEQRATQQASLVASHLSQVGNSLSSENRVDAFSRLAKGMLLSSTAKTVEEWLGHIGQAQVKLQTDDKNDFSGSEIDLFIPLYDQPDKLAFSQFGFRRIDQRNIMNIGLGQRHYVSDWMFGYNIFFDQQISGNAHRRVGFGGELARDYLKLSANSYHRLGGWKNSARLEDYDERAANGYDIRTEAYLPHYPQLGGKLMYEQYFGDEVALFGINERQKNPSALTAGVSYTPIPLVSLGLDHTIGNGGKKKTGVNVAVNYEINTPWPQQIDPAAVQATRTLAGSRMDLVDRNNNIVLEYRKQQVVTLNLPEKVSGKEKQVVPINYTFNARHGLDRIEWDAADVIKAGGQVSNVGNLAYHVAMPPYIDGAANAYVLSGRAIDKKGNYSTSSSTNIYVTGVNINRINSTISLNPATLPANGTSRSIIQLKLNTDAGQAVSGASGQMTFAIRDSSGRVFKARTLLQPLVIDDVQEVQSGVYEASITSGFLTGRFEITPTVRGVQLNPIILTQSADKTTATITDSSAVTISTPSITTNATDKTKLEVLVTDALGHPVPGVEVKWVSDLKSPGLEHAISITNEHGIAENNFSSTVTGTANITVQVGTEAPVQAGAIEIKADNSTMTVKANDFTVAATPVVADGTSKAVYKLKVTDKQGNVVPGAAVEWSSNIGSFVQGSSTTTDTNGETFIELVSTKAETAKVTATVGGKPYNAGKVVFVADRQSGKITLLPVSKNSAAANGIDSITLNAKILDANGNPIKNEEIEWDAASHKVTFSPATGKTQTNDLGETQITLTSTDVGDITLNAQVVKNNLLVNQASEKLSFTADTVTANISAWSAPSVKTLIADGQSQVIYKVVVKDKNGHVVANSPVLWETNLGEFVPAQPTTTMTSTNSQGEATVVLASIKAGFATVKASVNGNKNTSPTQVEFTANRSTAKITLAPMTQRDFVANDKDKVTYSVTVVDANNNPVKAEAISWKAENGHPVKIEPASSQTDEQGKATVNIGSVKAGKTQIRATLGNAATAIADAITFEADRKTAVIKTVEVKGDNKPAPDGSSSVSYVTTVVDANGNPVGGMTLSWDSNINKIASQITTTDINGQSSQTITGTQVGKVEVSVALTEGDNAKIKKENIGEAEFVAITPVASNAELLLQPNVIISDGKQTATLRFTLRDANHNPVSGLASKINITQSVADHVNVGTISETTAKGVYQATITGMKEGAVDLTTTVKGSNVSKIQTLTLQADNKTATLKSVTSDIKKAAADGTASITYTATVVDAKGNASLADVSVAWITSLGNIAVMTRTNASGKATVTLTSKQTGNATVTAIVSSTSQMDAAPVTFTAGGISIAHSSTSFSSVDLVADGVTTTKLTVKVNDINGNPLTGQGGKIKVTAANFPGLKLPTAFTEVSTGVYSATITGTKAGDGEIVTQLDGTELAKQKLKVIADVLTAKIAQVESLQAGPVTVGNKVTYQATLKDANDNLLGAGIPVHWSVNRDTLMSGKLISLTNRAGVAEVEISRDLVGDALVTAAVGNNSLQATAVKFISGGVDISKSSMQLLQGNITADNLDIATIQVDIRDSKGNPLPNLANQITTSPKSGEHGLKIETTANPSGDGYLVKMKGTKAGNHTVTVSVAGKPLSAKVDMVLKGDATTAKLEWVKSSSITFKADNVDTVTYTAKVVDANNNLLENIAVSWRLAQGGGQYQGQSYTGKTGVAETKLRASILGTYKMEAQVRQQVKAAADVNSTAGDIDPAQSDFVGDVTSIDASGSTKAKLTATLKDKFGNLLIGQIVKLTDSNNLKGIKFTADPMKDNGDGTYSTEVSATAKGNTQIIASINGVNLTQQPQLLVGNIIPQLSFDNKNVARVFTRALQPKQLLKGLPKGVTVHWSSGNSDVAKVNPTTGEIELLKAGIVEISAMTLADSTYAVGIASYQLEVERADPKLAFAKRVSSTTWGQAVTKEQPNVGNSDWVSSQPQLKWSSSALDVAKVDSSGSITLLKAGDTLIKATTEQTDQFKASEAEYVLNINKANLVLNFSQSLKQYSVDSQPSNVQSLNLPSDLPTRAVRWSSSNPSVMNIDSYGRINRVSAGETDIKIEIDKNDFYLENSAKYLAEVYKKPSISISSTNIVSKGISSSNSSEWKPAFKGDQMVVNWRVSGSGKFEGPQKVVVQFIEENSGNKLFEKESTSNLASGSTTIEDIRVKNLVGKRGRFVVKTEGISGLSSQEKTKVIDVKRLYPDEIWNKVRFRSGYSIYHKGKSVGDCRLSKLLWNAEHHVNMNWDVGIDLGNNELIEGMEVKLRIDKVKSTYISPRVIAIRNILKTFNEKSEPGSSGVPETLHTDCFLSHNDLVELVLDVDYLGKTTMYNAGEVYWEGEGRYKESFVEAKVERK